CGGATTGCCACTGGACCAATTGTCGGGCTGCGACCAGATCCACACCCGAAGTGATCACGCGTATGGGTTGTTCGCCCGCAGCGATTTGGGCCAACGTCGCCTTGTCCGCGCGAGCCACTCGGTTCATCAACGAACCGGTGGACTCAACGATCTCGCACCCGTTTGCTTGAACCGATCCGTCCATGTTCACCACGACATCGTCGCAATGCAGCGGGCACAACGGGCAAACAACACGAGACGGTTCGCTCACGAATCCGTTCCACCATCCTCGGCAGAGAAATCATCTCGCACCGAAAGTTCTTTCACGGCTTTGACCAACTCAATGGCATTTTCGACCGGAGTTTCTTGCAGCACGCCATGACCGAGATTGAAGATGTGTCCGGGTCGCCCGCCAGCCTTGTCCAAAACATCTTGCACAGCCGCGCGGATGGTCTTGGCATCGGTCAGCAACACCGACGGGTCCAAGTTGCCTTGAACGGAGATGTCGTGCCCGACGCGTTTCCAAGCCACGTCCAGTTCGATCCGCCAATCCACGCCCACCACTGTGCGGCGATCGCCACGCAGCAAAGGAAGCAACTCCGGATTGCCGGTTGCAAAATTGATCAACGGCACGCCGGGAGTCACGCCTTCCAAGATGCGTTTCATCCATGGCAACACGAATTCGCGGTAGTCGCCTGGCGACAAACAACCAGCCCAACTATCAAACAATTGCACACACTGGGCTCCCGCGGAGATCTGCTCATTCAGATAGACGATGATCGCGTCAGTCAAACGATCCATCAGCGCGGCCCAGCCACCATCGGCAGCACGCATCAACGCTTTCGTGCTGCTGTATTGCCGGCTGCCACCGCCTTCGATCGCGTAGCTGGCCAGCGTGAACGGAGCCCCGGCGAATCCGATCAACGGGATGCCTTCGGGCAGGTCCGCTCGCGTTTGCTTGACCGTCTCATAGACGAAGCCAAGGTCCTGCGGGTTGTCGAGGCCTTTGACTCGATCCACGTCCGCCGCCGAACGAACCGGGTTGTGGATGACTGGGCCGTCACCTTTGACGAACTCCAAATCGAATCCCATTGGGACCAAAATCGGCAACAAGTCCGAAAAGATGATCGCCGCGTCGACATCCAGCTTTTCGACCGCGGTGCACATCACTTCGCTGCACAACTTGGGATTGGCGCAGAGTTCCAAAAACGTTTGCTGCGAACGAACTTCGCGGTACTCCTGCATGTAGCGACCGGCCTGCCGCATCATCCAAACCGGTGTGCGGGGCGTGGGCTCACCGCGACAAGCACGCATGAACAAACTAGATTGAGAGGGGTGATCGTCGATGGCGGGCATGGGTGTCTTGCTAGCAGAAATGAGATTGGAATCATCCGCCCGCACCGTGACAGAGGCAGACGATCCAGAAGTGGGCGATTTGGAACGGACTTCGTCGACCAAACGTTTGGCATCACGAGCTGACTCGCTGACGAGGTGCCCCATTTTGGGATGCGATGGCTCCATCGCGATGGCCAGATCATGTTCTCGCAACATGTCGCTGGTCGTTGGTCCGATCGACACGATCGCGGTCTTGGACAATCCATCGCGAAGAGAATCGCTGACACCAAGCTCCTCGGCCATGCGGAGCATGTTGACTACTTGATGAGCACTGGTGACCAGCAAGATGTCTCGTTCGCCTTCGGCCAGCGCCAGCGTGTTCGCCTTCAGCGGCTGAGTGTCTTCGGGGAATTCCCAGCCGTAGACTTTGACTGATTCGGCGATTGCACCGCGAGCTTCCAAACCGGCGATGAGTTGTTTGTTGCTGACGCCGTACTCCTGAATGCCGATCGTTTGGTTCGCAACGGGAATCCCTGCGTCGATCGTTTGCAACAACTCACGCCATGTGTTTGGTTCGGGCACACGGTGAGTCGGCTTCAGCCCAAACTCACGCATCACCGCCACCGGTTTCGGACCGCGACAGATCGTCGTGATATCGCTGAGAGCATCGAGCAGTCGTTGCTGTTCGACATGCTTCTCGGTGGCTTTCAGCAGATACCGAAACCCAACGCCGGTCATCAGGATCACGATGCCGATGTCACCGGTGATGATGCGATAGGCGAAGTCAATTGCCGCCCGGTTGGGCTCAATCGGAACTTCGCGCATCGAAGGGCTGACGAAAGCTTCGCCACCGAATTTGCAGATCAGCCGCGTCATGTCGTCGGCCCGTCGGCTCTCGAGAGCGGCCACGCGAAGGCCGTCAAAATTGTTAGTTGTCGCAGCCATGCGGGCTTGGAATCCGAAAGGGGGTGGGGCAAATCGAGTCGGCAGAAAGCGGGAAGGGAAGATTGTAGAGATTTTGCGTCGCGTTACGATGACGGCACACCGTCTTTCGCCTTTCCCTCAACAGCTTCTTTGCATGCCTCGCGCCGCCCTCCGAAAACCCAACCCCGCATTGGACCTGGATTCTTGGCTGAAAACGCCCGAGGATTTACCGGCGACAATCAACAGCCAAACGCTGTTCGGCAACGACCAGCCGCTAGAAATTGAGGTCGGCAGCGGCAAGGGTTTGTTCATTCAAACCGAATCCGATCGTCGCCCCGAACACAATTACTTCGGGATCGAAATCGCTCGCAAATACGCCGCTCACGCTGCCGCGAGACTGGCCAAACGCGAACGAGCCAACGCGAAAATGCTGGCGGGCGACGCAACGCCGCTGTTCGCGGTCACCGACGAAGGCAAACGAATCGAAGATGGATCACTCGATGGAGTGCACGTCTATTTCCCGGATCCCTGGTGGAAAAAACGACATCGCAAACGCCGCGTTCTCAGCCATGACAACATTCTCAACTTCAGCCGCTGCCTTCGCGTCGGCGGGCGATTGCACTTCTGGACCGATGTGCTGGATTACTTTGAACTGACCGTGGAATTGATCGCGGAAATCGCACCGGAACTGGGTGTGCCATTGCCGGAAACGCAGCGAGAATCCACGCATGACTTGGACTTCCACACCCACTTTGAACGCCGCAGCCGCAAGATGGGCATCCCGGTCTACCGAGTCTGCTACCGCAAACGTTCGTAGCTTGCACGCTGAATTTGTACGTTGGGCTTCCAAGCCTTTTTGTACCCCACATCTTTTGAGAGCCGCTTGCGTTGGGAATACAAGCGGTTTAAGACCAAACATCCCTTGCCGAGGAATCATTAGTGTTTGATTAGCGGCGATTAGTG
The nucleotide sequence above comes from Rhodopirellula bahusiensis. Encoded proteins:
- the trmB gene encoding tRNA (guanosine(46)-N7)-methyltransferase TrmB, whose product is MPRAALRKPNPALDLDSWLKTPEDLPATINSQTLFGNDQPLEIEVGSGKGLFIQTESDRRPEHNYFGIEIARKYAAHAAARLAKRERANAKMLAGDATPLFAVTDEGKRIEDGSLDGVHVYFPDPWWKKRHRKRRVLSHDNILNFSRCLRVGGRLHFWTDVLDYFELTVELIAEIAPELGVPLPETQRESTHDLDFHTHFERRSRKMGIPVYRVCYRKRS
- the hemE gene encoding uroporphyrinogen decarboxylase yields the protein MAATTNNFDGLRVAALESRRADDMTRLICKFGGEAFVSPSMREVPIEPNRAAIDFAYRIITGDIGIVILMTGVGFRYLLKATEKHVEQQRLLDALSDITTICRGPKPVAVMREFGLKPTHRVPEPNTWRELLQTIDAGIPVANQTIGIQEYGVSNKQLIAGLEARGAIAESVKVYGWEFPEDTQPLKANTLALAEGERDILLVTSAHQVVNMLRMAEELGVSDSLRDGLSKTAIVSIGPTTSDMLREHDLAIAMEPSHPKMGHLVSESARDAKRLVDEVRSKSPTSGSSASVTVRADDSNLISASKTPMPAIDDHPSQSSLFMRACRGEPTPRTPVWMMRQAGRYMQEYREVRSQQTFLELCANPKLCSEVMCTAVEKLDVDAAIIFSDLLPILVPMGFDLEFVKGDGPVIHNPVRSAADVDRVKGLDNPQDLGFVYETVKQTRADLPEGIPLIGFAGAPFTLASYAIEGGGSRQYSSTKALMRAADGGWAALMDRLTDAIIVYLNEQISAGAQCVQLFDSWAGCLSPGDYREFVLPWMKRILEGVTPGVPLINFATGNPELLPLLRGDRRTVVGVDWRIELDVAWKRVGHDISVQGNLDPSVLLTDAKTIRAAVQDVLDKAGGRPGHIFNLGHGVLQETPVENAIELVKAVKELSVRDDFSAEDGGTDS